The window TTATAGTACTGATATACATATATTGTTATAGGTAATAGGTATTGTCCTATTGAGCATAATGACAAATAAACCAAAGCCTAAACGGTTCAAAAATCTGCTTTCATGGTATAAAAATGATGCAACTAGTGAGAGTGGAAGTGGAAGTGGAATTAGAAGTGAAACCGGGAGTAGAAATGTGGATGTTGATTATGTGAATGATGTTATGTTAGAAGAGTCCCCATCTATTCCACAAGAAGAGTCTCCATCTCTAGAGTGTCATAATGATAGAATTGGGATAGAAAACAATTTTGATATCACTGCTCTTGAACGTGATCTGGGAATAAGACGACCAATATGCAGTTATCCTCATAATTTGCGTGATTGTATTAGAAGAGCTTATATGGTTTTAGGACCGTATCAACCTGTTTTAGCAAGCTATCCTTCTTCTTGGGATGGAGTTCAAGGCCGAAAATTTTGTACGAAATGGTATAGGAGTTGGCAGTGGCTTGAGTATTCTGTAGAGTTAGACAAAGCATATTGTTTCCCTTGTTTCTTATTTGATAGTTATCCTTCCCATCATCTAGCATTCACAGAGGACGGGTTTAATGGTTGGAAGAATGCCAAGTCAAAAAGGTCTGGCTTTTTTCATCCCGTGGGATTACTCAATTCTCCACATAATACATGTATGCACCAGTGGACTGTTCTAAGAAACCCAACTAGGCATATTGAGAGAGTGATTGCAACCCAATCCGCAAGAGAAGTAGCAGATAACCGACTTCGGCTTATTGCTAGTATAGAGAGCGCAAGGTTGTTGGCACATCAAGGATGTGCATTTAGAGGTCATGATGAGAGTAGTACTTCATACAATGCTGGTACTTTGATGCGGGTTTGAATTCTTTTGGGAGAATAAGTATAGAAGTTCAGAGAGTCTTGGATAACGCTCCTGGGAATGCGAAGTATACTTCTTCATTCATTCAAAAACAAATCATAAATATTCTTGGTAACAAAGTTAGGGCCAAGATTCGTGATGAGGTGGGAAATGATAAGTTTTGTATACTTGTTGATGAAGCGGTTGATGTGTCTAATACTGAGCAAATGGCCATCATTCTTCGATTTGTTGATTGTCATGGGTATATTAGAGAACGATATTTCAAAGTTATTCGTGTTAAAGACACTTGTTCTCAAACTTTGAAAGATGAAATATGCACTATCCTTGGTAAGTATGATCTCCAAGTAGAAAATATGAGGGGACAAGGATATGATGGAGCTAGCAACATGCGGGGTCAATTTAATGGATTACAAGCTTTGTTTCAAAAAGAATGTAAGTATGCATATTATATGCATTGTTTTGCTCATCGCTTACAATTGACTTTAATTGCCACGGCTAGAGGGGTGCATGATATTTGGATATTCTTTTCTTCTCTAAATCTTGTTGTGAATTTTGTTGATTCTTCTGCAAAACGCCATTCAACGTTAAGAGTTATTGCACAAGCCGATATTGCAGATTTAGTGGATGCAGGTACACTTCAGACTGGTAGAGGGGCTAATCAGACTACTACTTTGCAACGGGCAAGGGCTACTCATTGGGGTTCACATCTTCGCTCTATTTCAAGTTTGATCAAGTTATTTGGTGCTACCAAGAAGACTCTTACAAAATTGGAAAAAAATGGACCAAGTAAAGTCCAAGGAGAAGCAAAAGGTGTAAGTATAGCTATGAACCGTTTTGATTTTGTCTTTTGCTTGCTTTTGATGCATGATGTCTTGAAGATCACTAATTTTCTTTGTCAATCTTTACAAAAGAAAGCAATAGACATCTTAAATGCTCTACGTTTTCTTGATATTGCAAAAGAGAAACTTCAAGCTCTAAGAGATAATGGCTGGGATGATTTGATTGTGAGGGTAGAGTCATTTTGTTGTGAACATGGTATTAAAATGCCGGATATGTCTGCTCCTTATAAGAAAGGTACAGAGCGAGATTGTGCACAAAGTATTACAAAAGAGCATTATTACCGGGTCACTATACTTAATTCCGTGATAGACTTTCAGTTGAGAGAGCTTGATAGTAGATTTACAGATCAGTCCTTGGAACTTCTTATTCTTAGTGGTACACTTGATCCACGGGATAATTTCCAGGCATTCAACCCTGAAAGTGTTCGCACTCTTGCTTCCAAGTTTTATCCAATGGATTTTTTAGCATTTGATACGGTTGCCTTAGATATGGAGTGTGGGTACTTTCTTGTAGATGTTCAAAGGGATGACAGATTTGTGCGCACAACTTCTTTATCTGATTTGTGTCGGCGGGTAATTGAATCAAGAAAGGCTGCATTTTTTCCTATGATATATAGGTTGATTTGTCTTGTGTTAACTCTACCAGTATCTACAGCAACCACAGAGAGAGTATTTTCATCTATGAACATCTTGAAAAACAAACTTAGAAACAAGATGGAAGATGACTTTCTTGATGATTTGATGGTTCTTTACATTGAAAAAGAGCTTGCTGATAGTATTGAAAATGATTATGTAATTGAGGAGTTTGAAAAGTTAGGGTGTCGGAGAGTAGACTTTCACTATGCCAATTCTTGCATCAGGCAAGGTTTTGTCGCCTGATGCAAATCGTATGTGTCGCCTTCTAGCATGTCGACGTTTAAACTATCAGGTGACACAACATTTGTATTGCCTATAAAAACATTAGGCGACAAAAGACTTTTTTCATTATGTGTCGCCTGATAAAATGTAAGGCGACAGGCTATATGCGTCGCCTGATAGTATAAACGTCGACATGTTAGAAGGCGACACATCTTTTTTTGCCGTGAGGCGACACATCTTTTTGTGTCGCCTTATAACTGCGAGTGGGAGAGAAAAATGCCTTACAGCGACATATATGCGTAGGGTAATGGAAATAAAGACCACATATAAACATCGTGTGAGAATGTTAGAGGCGACATATATTTGGTTAATTAGAATTTAAATTTTTACACGCTACATTTATGTGTCGCTGGATGAACCCACATGACATACTATTGATGTTGTTTCTGGTCTAGACGTAGTACGACGACACATATGCATCGGGTCAATGATCTTCAGGCAATGTATAATTTTTCTTTTTTTCATTTGATCTCTTTGAGACAATAGATACGTGTCGTCTGATATGCTTTAAGCTTTCACTACGTGATATCTTTTTGGCTTTCGACATTTTCAGGCAACATATAAGTGATGCCTTATTTTGATTTAAACTCTTCACTTACGTTGCCGGATGTTCT of the Fragaria vesca subsp. vesca linkage group LG6, FraVesHawaii_1.0, whole genome shotgun sequence genome contains:
- the LOC101298635 gene encoding zinc finger MYM-type protein 1-like; this encodes MAIILRFVDCHGYIRERYFKVIRVKDTCSQTLKDEICTILGKYDLQVENMRGQGYDGASNMRGQFNGLQALFQKECKYAYYMHCFAHRLQLTLIATARGVHDIWIFFSSLNLVVNFVDSSAKRHSTLRVIAQADIADLVDAGTLQTGRGANQTTTLQRARATHWGSHLRSISSLIKLFGATKKTLTKLEKNGPSKVQGEAKGVSIAMNRFDFVFCLLLMHDVLKITNFLCQSLQKKAIDILNALRFLDIAKEKLQALRDNGWDDLIVRVESFCCEHGIKMPDMSAPYKKGTERDCAQSITKEHYYRVTILNSVIDFQLRELDSRFTDQSLELLILSGTLDPRDNFQAFNPESVRTLASKFYPMDFLAFDTVALDMECGYFLVDVQRDDRFVRTTSLSDLCRRVIESRKAAFFPMIYRLICLVLTLPVSTATTERVFSSMNILKNKLRNKMEDDFLDDLMVLYIEKELADSIENDYVIEEFEKLGCRRVDFHYANSCIRQGFVA